The following nucleotide sequence is from Thermogemmata fonticola.
CCCCGATCACGGTTTCGTAGCCGTAGGGGAGACGTTCGATGAACTGGTGGGCATGGGCCAGTTTGGCCGCTTCGATGATCTGCGGCAGGCGGTACTGCGGGTCGCCGCAGCCGATGTTGTTCGCCACCGTATCCGTGAAGACCCATTCATCCTCCATCACGAGGGCGACTTGGAGGCGGAGGGATTCGTGCGTGACCCAGCGGATGTTTTTGTCTTCGATGCGGATTTCTCCTTGCGTCGGGTCGAAGAAGCGCGGCAGGAGGTAGGCCAGGCTGCGCAGGGCGCGGCGATCCGAACCGACGAAGGCGACTTTCGCACCTGCTGGAATGGCGAAGGTGAGATTTTCCAGCAGATAGCGGTCGCTGCCCGGTTCCAGGAGGGAGACATGGCGGAACTCGATGCGGCTGCGCAGAGGGGGGAGGTATTCGGCATCCACGGCTTCGGCGGCTTCCCCTTTGCGTTCGAGATACTCCAGGATGGCATCGGCGGCTTCCACGCCGCGCCGCCAGCGGGAGCGGACCCGGAACAGGTCCACCACCGCCGGCGCTAGACCCACCAAAGCCACTGCCAGCACGGCTAGACCCGCGGGACTGAACTCGCCTGCCAGTACCGACAGGCCGCCCAAATACAGCAATCCCGCCCCTCCCAACAGGGCCACCGCGTGGAGCATTGGCTCGGCCAGGGCATCCCCACGCAGCTTCCGCCAAGCCGCACGGATCAACGTACTCAGTTGCCGCTCGACCCGGTTCTGATTGAACCGCTCCAGTTGATAGCATTTGACCAGTCTCACCAAACGCAAGCTTTCCAGGAGCAAAGCCTGGGCGCTCTGAAGTTGCCGGCTGCCCTGACGGCCTTCCCGCCGGTAATACGCTGACAACTGGCCGCCCACCAGCCACACCAGAGCCGCCATCACCACGAAAGTCACCGCTAGCCAAAAATGCACCAGCAGGATCAGCAGGAGCAATCCCGCCAATTGGGGAATCGCACGCCAGGGCAGAGTCACCACGCTATACATGGCTTGGCCGGCCGTCTCCGCTTGCCGGGTGAAAAGCGCCTCCGCTTCGGCTGTACCCGCCGTCCGAATGGCCAGCGAACCCAAACGGTAGGTATGCAGATAAATCGCCCGGCGCAAGCGGGTAATGACGTCCAGCATCACCGCTGAGGCGAGGTAAGTCACGGTGGTACTGGCCAGACTCCGCAGGACTACCAGGGCGAAAGCAGCCAGAAACAAGCCCGTCAGATAGGGGAAATTGGGAATGCCGGAACCAGAGGGGCGCCAGGTCCAACCGTTCCACGCGGCCAGCCGTCCCAGGAAGCGGCCCGTCCAGCGCTGACGCTCTTGCACCACCACCGGCAGTACGCCCAAAGGGCCGGACGGCCCCATCCGGCTTTCCCCCAGCGAGGCCCGGTAAGTCTCCGCGGCCTCCGGCCCCACATGCTCCTCCAACGCCTGATAAGCCACCGCTCGCCAGATGCCCTCCCACTGCTCCAGGGGCAGCGCCGCCTCCAGACCCTGTTCCGCCACCTGCTGTTGGGCTTCGGCGGATACGCCAAACCGCTGCCCGCGCTCCAGCCGCTGCTCCGCGGACCAGCGCGACCATTCGTCCGCCAGCCGCGCTTGTTCCCCCGCGCTCAGATCGGCAAAGCCGGGAATGCGGCCCCGATCCGTGAGCAGCGCGACGAACAGGTACAGCCAGGCGACCAGGATCACCGTCACGATTCCCACCAGCACGGACCCTGCCCGCGCTCCCCATTGCTCCACCTTCGCCTTGCAGAAATCCCGGCTGAGTCGCTGCCACGCTGCCCCGTTCATGACTGACTCTTCTCCCCTCGCGCCTGGCCTCCTCTCCCCTTTCTCTACCGTTTGGTCTGCTCTCCGGCTTCCCCTTCCCCAGACTACCAAAACCGGCTGCGGGCGAAAATCCCACTTGCCCATAGCCAGGCTGGAACTCGCGGACGCAGGAGAATACAGCCGGTATCGCCCCTGACTCCGCTCCGCTACTCCCTGGCCGAACCGAAACTTGCTGCCGCATCGTTTATCCTCCAGAAGCGGGCAGGGATCGTTCACGCTCCCCCAACGTCCCGGAATGGTGCAAAGAAGAAGCACCGCTACGCACCGCTGCTTTCATGCCGGCGGAATTACGGGGGGGTGGCCAACTTCCGCCGCTGCTGCGGGTGATGGAAGACGGGCACCGGCACCCTGGGCGTTCCGCCGTGGACCATTTATGTGAAAATATGTACCATAAAATGGAAAATGTCAAATGAAATGATCAGATTTTCATAAATTGCCGGATTGTCAAGATGAATTCCGGGAGCGTTCAGCGGGGCCCTCACCAGGTGCAGGTCCGCGGGTCGGGACAAGCGCTTCGAGAAACTGGCGCGTGGCATTGGGCCAGGAGTAGCGTTGAGCATAGGCAGTGCAGGCGGCGGGATCGCCCCGCTGGAGGGCCAGTTGGATCGCCGTCTGAAGGTCGTCGTGGAGGGCGCCACAGCGGGGGTCGGTGATCAGATCGCGGGGTCCTGGTGCGGGGTAGGCGGCGACGGGTAGTCCGCTGGCCAACGCTTCCAGGATAACGTTGCCGAAAGTGTCCGTGCGGCTGGGGAAGACGAAGAGGTCCGCGGCGGCGTAAAGTTCGGCCAATTCCCGGCCATGACGATAGCCGAGAAAGACCGCCTCGGAATAACGCTGCTGCCACGGCTGCCGGGCCGGTCCATCGCCGACCAGCACCTTGCTACCCCTCAGCGGCAGGCGCAGGAAATCTTCCAGTCCCTTTTCCGCTGAGATACGGCCCACGTAAAGAAAGATCGGGCGCGGATACGGCAGCGCCGGCTTCGGCCGCGGATGGAACAGCGTGGTATCCACCCCGCGGGACCAGAGAGAAACGGGGGGAGTGAAGCCGCGCTGCTGCAACTCCTGGGCGAGCGTCGGCGTGGCGACCAGAAGCCGAGCCGCGGCCCCATGAAACCAGCGCAGATAGCTATAACTCAGCCGCGGCGGGATGCCGGCCAGAGTGTGGAGATATTCGGGAAAGCGTGTGTGATAGGAGGTGGTGAAGCGCCAGCCGAGGCGGCGCGCCACGCAGCGGGCCAGAAGGCCGAGCGGACCTTCTGTGGCAATGTGCAGATGGTCCGGGCGAAAGCGCAAGAGCCGCCGGGCGATCCGCCCGCTCCGGGGCATAGCCAGGGAGATTTCCGGATAAAAAGGAGCCGGCAGGCGGAAAAAAGCGGACGGCTCGATGACATCCACGGTATGCCCGAATTGCTGCAACAGGCGGCAGGTCGTGTCCAGCGTGCGGACCACACCGCTAACTTGAGGATGCCAGGCATCGGTGACCAGCGTGATCCGGGCCATACGTCGTCTGCCAGGAGGGGAAAAGAATCGGCGGGTGAGGGTGCCCCCCTGTCCCTCCCTTTATTCTCCCCGGATGAACTGGGGATGTAAAATGCGTGTATGACTGCTGAAAAATATCTGCGACCGGAAGTGATCCGCCAGGTGGGCCGCCTGGACCTCCGTGCCAAGTTTATTGTGGAAGGGTTCCTCAGCGGTTTGCATGCCAG
It contains:
- a CDS encoding glycosyltransferase family 4 protein, with amino-acid sequence MARITLVTDAWHPQVSGVVRTLDTTCRLLQQFGHTVDVIEPSAFFRLPAPFYPEISLAMPRSGRIARRLLRFRPDHLHIATEGPLGLLARCVARRLGWRFTTSYHTRFPEYLHTLAGIPPRLSYSYLRWFHGAAARLLVATPTLAQELQQRGFTPPVSLWSRGVDTTLFHPRPKPALPYPRPIFLYVGRISAEKGLEDFLRLPLRGSKVLVGDGPARQPWQQRYSEAVFLGYRHGRELAELYAAADLFVFPSRTDTFGNVILEALASGLPVAAYPAPGPRDLITDPRCGALHDDLQTAIQLALQRGDPAACTAYAQRYSWPNATRQFLEALVPTRGPAPGEGPAERSRNSS
- a CDS encoding ABC transporter ATP-binding protein, with the translated sequence MNGAAWQRLSRDFCKAKVEQWGARAGSVLVGIVTVILVAWLYLFVALLTDRGRIPGFADLSAGEQARLADEWSRWSAEQRLERGQRFGVSAEAQQQVAEQGLEAALPLEQWEGIWRAVAYQALEEHVGPEAAETYRASLGESRMGPSGPLGVLPVVVQERQRWTGRFLGRLAAWNGWTWRPSGSGIPNFPYLTGLFLAAFALVVLRSLASTTVTYLASAVMLDVITRLRRAIYLHTYRLGSLAIRTAGTAEAEALFTRQAETAGQAMYSVVTLPWRAIPQLAGLLLLILLVHFWLAVTFVVMAALVWLVGGQLSAYYRREGRQGSRQLQSAQALLLESLRLVRLVKCYQLERFNQNRVERQLSTLIRAAWRKLRGDALAEPMLHAVALLGGAGLLYLGGLSVLAGEFSPAGLAVLAVALVGLAPAVVDLFRVRSRWRRGVEAADAILEYLERKGEAAEAVDAEYLPPLRSRIEFRHVSLLEPGSDRYLLENLTFAIPAGAKVAFVGSDRRALRSLAYLLPRFFDPTQGEIRIEDKNIRWVTHESLRLQVALVMEDEWVFTDTVANNIGCGDPQYRLPQIIEAAKLAHAHQFIERLPYGYETVIGEHGVPLTPGQAFRIALARALVRDPSILVVEEPGPPVDEDTLVLLDDTLQRVAPGRTILVLAQRLTTLRWVDRVFLIVNGKISDMGTHRELWQRNDYYRRLQLLAEAQVAETASNPQE